One segment of Elusimicrobiota bacterium DNA contains the following:
- the hypE gene encoding hydrogenase expression/formation protein HypE, giving the protein MTKKDFRLACPTPAEAGERVTLAHGSGGRHMHKLVSEVFRPLFKDAALEQGHDGAALELPPGKLAFSTDSFVIRPIFFPGGDIGSLCVHGTANDLAMCGARPLYLSCACILEEGFPLSDLRRVAESLAKTARAAGMRIVTGDTKVVERGKGDGIYVNTAGIGLIEAPRPVEPRSVLPGDALIVSGDVGAHGAAVLSVREGLSFETTLLSDAETVWPQVRALLEAGVEVHCLRDLTRGGLATALNEIAEAAKRGILVEEAAVPVRPEVASACELFGLDPFYMACEGRFAAFVPERDAQKALAALRGPCGAHPAALVGRVVDAHPGEVRMNTRIGVERILDMLSGEQLPRIC; this is encoded by the coding sequence ATGACGAAGAAGGATTTCCGTCTCGCCTGTCCGACCCCCGCCGAGGCGGGGGAACGCGTCACCCTCGCCCACGGCTCGGGCGGCCGCCACATGCATAAGCTCGTCTCCGAAGTCTTCCGCCCGCTCTTCAAGGACGCCGCCCTCGAGCAGGGCCACGATGGGGCGGCGCTCGAGCTGCCGCCCGGCAAGCTCGCCTTCTCCACCGACTCCTTCGTCATCCGCCCGATCTTCTTCCCGGGAGGCGACATCGGCTCCCTCTGCGTGCACGGGACCGCCAACGACCTCGCGATGTGCGGGGCGCGCCCGCTCTATCTGAGCTGCGCCTGCATCCTGGAGGAGGGCTTCCCGCTCTCCGACCTTCGCCGCGTCGCGGAGTCGCTCGCGAAGACGGCCCGCGCGGCGGGGATGCGCATCGTCACCGGCGACACCAAGGTCGTCGAACGCGGCAAGGGCGACGGCATCTACGTGAACACCGCGGGCATCGGCCTCATCGAAGCCCCGCGGCCCGTCGAGCCGCGCTCCGTCCTCCCCGGCGACGCGCTCATCGTCAGCGGCGACGTCGGCGCCCACGGGGCCGCGGTGCTCTCCGTGCGCGAGGGGCTCTCCTTCGAGACGACGCTCCTCAGCGACGCGGAGACCGTCTGGCCCCAGGTCCGCGCGCTCCTCGAGGCCGGCGTCGAGGTCCACTGCCTGCGCGACCTCACGCGCGGCGGCCTCGCCACCGCCCTCAACGAGATCGCCGAGGCCGCGAAGCGCGGCATCCTCGTCGAGGAAGCCGCGGTCCCCGTGCGGCCGGAGGTCGCCTCCGCCTGCGAGCTCTTCGGCCTCGACCCCTTCTACATGGCCTGCGAGGGCCGCTTCGCCGCCTTCGTGCCCGAGCGCGACGCGCAGAAGGCCCTCGCGGCCCTGCGCGGCCCCTGCGGCGCCCACCCGGCGGCCCTCGTCGGCCGCGTCGTCGACGCGCATCCCGGCGAGGTCCGCATGAACACGCGCATCGGCGTCGAGCGCATCCTCGACATGCTCAGCGGCGAGCAGCTGCCGCGGATCTGCTGA
- a CDS encoding HypC/HybG/HupF family hydrogenase formation chaperone, whose amino-acid sequence MCLAVPGKVLSIGVPDGGGLTRGRVDFGGTVKDVCLAYTPEAKVGDYVIVHVGFALNVIDEDEALKTLSLLSEMDAMVAAEERPA is encoded by the coding sequence ATGTGTCTCGCGGTCCCCGGTAAGGTCCTCAGCATCGGCGTCCCCGACGGCGGCGGCCTGACCCGCGGCCGCGTGGACTTCGGCGGCACCGTCAAGGACGTCTGCCTCGCCTACACGCCCGAGGCGAAGGTCGGCGACTACGTCATCGTCCACGTCGGTTTCGCGCTCAACGTCATCGACGAGGACGAGGCGCTCAAGACGCTCTCCCTGCTCTCCGAGATGGACGCCATGGTCGCGGCCGAGGAGCGCCCCGCTTGA
- a CDS encoding GNA1162 family protein, with protein sequence MFRKGILAVLAVSLLSGCIGGAQKVSYLKDKADIPNFVMVLPPANNSTDLAAPDTTRRVACEMMLALGVIPFTSPSQEEQLKKMGITDGGQLGAYKAPDLAEKLGVDGLLYSVIKNFNEINVGVYINRSVEAEFTLVDKLGNKLWQIEGTGFNRAVNVTPGAILQEGAKAMAQQLVGKQLEKMLKIHLLQEAQKMTGLMIPKLPQWPVNEKGAADVSQPDQGGNSKLGGALFKKRSK encoded by the coding sequence ATGTTCCGCAAAGGCATCCTCGCCGTCCTCGCCGTCTCGCTGCTCTCCGGCTGCATCGGCGGAGCGCAGAAGGTGTCCTACCTCAAGGACAAGGCCGACATCCCGAACTTCGTCATGGTGCTGCCGCCGGCCAACAACTCGACCGACCTCGCCGCGCCCGACACGACGCGGCGCGTGGCCTGCGAGATGATGCTCGCACTCGGCGTCATCCCCTTCACGAGCCCCTCTCAGGAGGAGCAGCTCAAGAAGATGGGGATCACCGACGGCGGCCAGCTCGGAGCGTACAAGGCTCCGGACCTCGCCGAGAAGCTCGGCGTCGACGGCCTGCTCTACAGCGTGATCAAGAACTTCAACGAGATCAACGTGGGCGTGTACATCAACCGCTCCGTCGAGGCCGAGTTCACGCTGGTCGACAAGCTGGGCAACAAGCTCTGGCAGATCGAGGGGACCGGCTTCAACCGCGCGGTGAACGTGACCCCCGGCGCCATCCTCCAGGAAGGGGCGAAGGCCATGGCGCAGCAGCTCGTGGGCAAGCAGCTCGAGAAGATGCTGAAGATCCACCTCCTGCAGGAAGCGCAGAAGATGACCGGACTGATGATCCCCAAGCTGCCGCAGTGGCCCGTCAACGAGAAGGGCGCCGCGGACGTCTCGCAGCCCGACCAGGGCGGCAATTCGAAGCTCGGCGGAGCGCTCTTCAAGAAGCGCAGCAAGTAA
- the hypD gene encoding hydrogenase formation protein HypD, with translation MKHLDEYRDRRAAERYAALLARLTTKPWTVMEVCGGQTHSIVRFGIDRLLPEGLELVHGPGCPVCVTPLELIDKAVEIALKPGVVLCSFGDMLRVPGSTKSLLQAKGEGAQVRIVYSPLDALDLARKDPSVEVVFFAVGFETTAPATAMAAQQALRLGVKNFSLLVSHVLVPPALEALMSSGKNRVQGFLAAGHVCAVMGTEEYEPIAEKRRVPIVVTGFEPVDILQGLCLLVRQLERGEHRVDNQYARVVRRGGNRPAIELLREVFEPCRRKWRGIGPIESSGLRFTARYAQLDAERRFGVAEREAQEPAECIAGLVLQGLKKPRECPAFAGRCTPESPLGAPMVSSEGACAAYYRYAREKVS, from the coding sequence TTGAAGCATCTCGACGAGTACCGCGACCGGAGGGCCGCCGAGCGCTACGCCGCGCTGCTCGCCCGCCTGACGACGAAGCCCTGGACCGTCATGGAGGTCTGCGGCGGCCAGACGCACTCCATCGTCCGCTTCGGCATCGACCGCCTCCTGCCCGAGGGGCTCGAGCTCGTCCACGGCCCCGGCTGCCCCGTCTGCGTCACCCCGCTCGAGCTCATCGACAAGGCCGTCGAGATCGCCTTGAAGCCCGGCGTCGTCCTCTGTTCCTTCGGCGACATGCTCCGCGTGCCCGGCTCGACGAAGAGCCTCCTCCAGGCCAAGGGCGAAGGGGCGCAGGTCCGCATCGTCTACTCTCCGCTCGACGCGCTCGATCTCGCGAGGAAGGACCCCTCCGTCGAGGTCGTCTTCTTCGCCGTCGGCTTCGAGACCACGGCCCCGGCCACCGCGATGGCGGCGCAGCAGGCGCTCCGGCTCGGCGTGAAGAACTTCTCGCTGCTCGTCTCCCACGTCCTCGTCCCGCCGGCCCTCGAGGCCCTCATGTCCTCCGGGAAGAACCGCGTGCAGGGCTTCCTCGCCGCCGGCCACGTCTGCGCGGTGATGGGCACGGAGGAATACGAGCCCATCGCCGAGAAGCGCCGCGTCCCCATCGTCGTGACCGGCTTCGAACCGGTGGACATCCTCCAGGGGCTCTGCCTGCTCGTGCGCCAGCTCGAGCGGGGGGAGCACCGCGTCGACAACCAGTACGCGCGCGTCGTGCGCCGCGGAGGCAACCGCCCCGCCATCGAGCTCCTGCGCGAAGTCTTCGAGCCCTGCCGCCGCAAGTGGCGGGGGATCGGACCCATCGAGTCCAGCGGACTGCGCTTCACCGCCCGCTACGCGCAGCTCGACGCCGAGCGCCGCTTCGGCGTGGCCGAGCGAGAGGCGCAGGAGCCCGCGGAGTGCATCGCCGGGCTCGTGCTTCAGGGCCTCAAGAAGCCGCGCGAGTGTCCCGCCTTCGCCGGGCGCTGCACCCCGGAGAGCCCGCTCGGCGCGCCCATGGTCTCCTCCGAAGGGGCCTGCGCCGCCTATTACCGCTACGCCCGCGAGAAGGTGTCATGA
- a CDS encoding putative transporter, producing MNPIALLTAHSIAQAVILVSLVAALGLALGNVRLFKVNLGIAGVLFSGILFGHFGITLPQETLEFLREFGLILFVYTIGMQVGPGFLASLRKNGLRLNLLAASVVLLGVGATLLAVRLCGLDMPAAVGIYSGAVTNTPSLAAAQQALKDAAGPAGAHHDPAGLAEGSTTAAGVSEEIAKRPGIGYAVAYPFGILGTILVMILMRLFFRVDPAQEAKEGEKAKPAFANLSIRVENRNLEGLPLERVPMLEALGVRVSRLQHAGEVRVPQPDAVLHVGDVLLAVGPREKLEELALVVGKPSEVDLMSVPSAVTAQRVVVTQKEVLGKTLAELALEERYGVTVTRASRADIEILAGPDFDLHFGDTVLAVGEAEGLKKVAALLGNSPTQLNHPQLIPVFVGIALGVLLGQVPIHLPGVPAPVKLGLAGGPLVMAILLSRVRRIGPLSWYMPISANFMLRELGIILFLSCVGLRAGDRFVETLTHGDGLRWLLCGAAVTFLPLMAVALFARLRMKLNYLSLCGLLAGSMTDPPALSFANSLTPSSATSTAYATVYPLVMLLRVVSAQVLVFLSL from the coding sequence ATGAACCCCATCGCCCTGCTCACCGCCCACTCCATCGCCCAGGCCGTCATCCTCGTCAGTCTCGTCGCCGCGCTCGGCCTCGCGCTGGGCAACGTCCGCCTCTTCAAGGTGAACCTCGGCATCGCCGGCGTCCTGTTCTCGGGGATCCTCTTCGGGCACTTCGGCATCACCCTGCCCCAGGAGACGCTCGAGTTCCTGCGGGAGTTCGGTCTCATCCTCTTCGTCTACACCATCGGCATGCAGGTGGGCCCGGGGTTCCTGGCGTCCCTGCGCAAGAACGGCCTGCGCCTGAACCTGCTCGCCGCCTCCGTGGTCCTTCTCGGCGTCGGCGCGACGCTTCTGGCCGTCCGGCTCTGCGGGCTCGACATGCCGGCCGCGGTGGGCATCTACTCCGGCGCCGTCACGAACACGCCGAGCCTCGCCGCCGCCCAGCAGGCGCTCAAGGACGCGGCCGGCCCCGCGGGGGCCCACCATGACCCCGCGGGACTGGCCGAGGGGAGCACGACCGCGGCCGGGGTCTCGGAGGAGATCGCCAAGCGTCCAGGCATCGGCTACGCCGTGGCCTACCCCTTCGGCATCCTCGGCACCATCCTCGTCATGATCCTCATGCGTCTGTTCTTCCGCGTCGACCCCGCCCAGGAGGCGAAGGAGGGGGAGAAGGCGAAGCCCGCCTTCGCGAACCTCAGCATCCGGGTCGAGAACCGCAACCTCGAGGGACTCCCGCTCGAGCGCGTCCCCATGCTGGAAGCCCTCGGCGTGCGCGTCTCCCGCCTCCAGCATGCCGGGGAGGTCCGCGTCCCCCAGCCCGACGCCGTCCTCCACGTGGGCGACGTCCTTCTCGCGGTCGGCCCCCGCGAGAAGCTCGAGGAGCTCGCCCTCGTCGTCGGGAAGCCGAGCGAGGTCGACCTCATGAGCGTGCCCAGCGCCGTCACCGCGCAGCGCGTGGTGGTGACGCAGAAGGAGGTCCTGGGGAAGACCCTCGCCGAGCTCGCCCTCGAGGAGCGCTACGGGGTCACCGTCACCCGCGCCTCGCGCGCCGACATCGAGATCCTCGCCGGGCCCGACTTCGACCTCCACTTCGGAGACACCGTCCTCGCGGTGGGCGAGGCGGAAGGCCTGAAGAAGGTCGCGGCCCTGCTCGGAAACTCCCCGACCCAGCTCAACCACCCCCAGCTCATCCCGGTCTTCGTCGGCATCGCGCTCGGAGTCCTGCTCGGCCAGGTGCCCATCCACCTGCCCGGAGTGCCCGCGCCGGTCAAGCTCGGCCTGGCGGGGGGACCCCTCGTCATGGCCATCCTGCTCAGCCGCGTGCGCCGCATCGGGCCGCTCTCCTGGTACATGCCCATCAGCGCCAACTTCATGCTCCGCGAGCTCGGCATCATCCTCTTCCTCTCCTGCGTCGGCCTTCGCGCGGGGGACCGCTTCGTCGAGACCCTCACGCACGGCGACGGCCTGCGCTGGCTGCTCTGCGGCGCCGCCGTCACCTTCCTGCCGCTCATGGCGGTCGCGCTCTTCGCCCGCCTGCGCATGAAGCTCAACTACCTCTCCCTCTGCGGCCTCCTCGCCGGCAGCATGACCGACCCGCCCGCGCTCTCTTTCGCGAACTCGCTGACGCCCTCGAGCGCGACCTCCACGGCCTACGCGACCGTCTATCCCCTCGTCATGCTCCTGCGCGTCGTCTCGGCGCAGGTCCTGGTGTTCCTCTCCCTCTAG
- a CDS encoding AEC family transporter yields the protein MLSIVAIAAAVVLLGWDCRRRGIVGPEADKPFNDYLYYVSMPALILDKLTGAGLGAVDLRLLEVNALAVLLLVGLLLALWKAGRLGPHAGELVLCAAFGNTVYLGFPLTALRFGEDALAVASLVTAVQYLAVFTAGFAALALVVGRGGKQSLEVLKGNTILWSALLGAVLAFAGLRPPAVLAGALRLIGSATAPLALFALGLFLHGKPIGRRPGPVLALCAAKLLAFPALLVLCARATGLAGLSGEVSLLESLMPLAVTNLVLAQKLGLDESLVAEAILASTLASVPLLLAFDRLRGLLP from the coding sequence ATGCTGTCGATCGTCGCGATCGCCGCCGCCGTCGTCCTTCTCGGCTGGGACTGCCGCCGCCGCGGCATCGTGGGCCCCGAGGCCGACAAGCCCTTCAACGACTACCTCTACTATGTCTCGATGCCCGCGCTCATCCTCGACAAGCTCACCGGCGCCGGGCTGGGCGCCGTCGACCTGCGCCTGCTCGAGGTCAACGCCCTGGCCGTGCTCCTCCTCGTCGGCCTCCTCCTCGCTCTCTGGAAAGCGGGCCGGCTCGGACCGCACGCCGGAGAGCTCGTGCTCTGCGCGGCGTTCGGCAACACCGTCTACCTCGGCTTCCCGCTGACCGCGCTGCGCTTCGGAGAGGACGCCCTCGCGGTGGCCTCGCTGGTCACCGCAGTGCAGTACCTGGCCGTCTTCACGGCCGGTTTCGCCGCCCTCGCGCTCGTCGTCGGCCGCGGGGGGAAGCAGTCGCTCGAGGTCCTCAAGGGCAACACCATCCTCTGGAGCGCGCTGCTCGGGGCCGTCCTCGCCTTCGCCGGCCTGCGCCCGCCCGCCGTCCTCGCCGGGGCGCTGCGTCTGATCGGGAGCGCCACGGCGCCGCTCGCTCTCTTCGCGCTCGGCCTCTTCCTCCACGGCAAGCCCATCGGCCGACGCCCCGGCCCCGTCCTCGCGCTCTGCGCGGCCAAGCTGCTCGCCTTCCCCGCATTGCTCGTGCTCTGCGCGCGGGCCACGGGCCTCGCGGGCCTCTCCGGGGAGGTCTCCCTGCTCGAGTCCCTCATGCCGCTCGCGGTGACGAACCTGGTCCTCGCGCAGAAGCTCGGCCTCGACGAGTCCCTCGTCGCCGAGGCCATCCTCGCGAGCACCCTCGCCTCCGTGCCCCTCCTCCTCGCCTTCGACCGCCTGCGCGGCCTGCTCCCTTGA